The Osmia bicornis bicornis chromosome 12, iOsmBic2.1, whole genome shotgun sequence genome contains the following window.
GCCTGAAGAAGAGCAACGTGACGATCACCGGTGGCATTCACAACGTCTACTTGGCTCGGCAACAATTAGTGGTAGGTCATGTTGTTCCAGCGATTATTTGTCTTTCTTATCGGGATCTGCGAACTGCTTATCTACTCGTTTCTTCTTTGCTTCGCTTGATTTCGTTAATTATCACGCAACCTCGATAACGTCGTTTCGATACACACAAATACACGTTGCAACGGCAACGATCGTTTCTCCATTCAGGGTTCGCTGCCTTTGGTTCTGATGTTTGATCTTCCCGAGGACTCGATGTCCTGCGTCGACACGGAAAACATTTCGCAGTTGATGCAGTCGTTGGACGTTTTTATAAACGTGAGGCACAAGCCGAAACAGAGCACGCTGTCGGTCATCATAAAAGGGATCGAACGAAACGCGAGTAATATTTACGAAGCGAGAAAACAGCTTTTGGGCTTGGACGAGCCCCGGGTACACGCGGAGATACCTGCCACTTACCATATTCCGAACGCAGGAAATGTCTTTCAAGGAAATACCAGCAACGGTACAGGTAAATCTCGTCGTTACGTTTCCCTTTACGATTCATCCTTTCCACGGAAGCAGACTACACGATCGAAACGATACGTCTCGACAGGTACCAACAACAATCTGATGGGCAATCTATCGGAAAGCTTGTCAAACATCTTGACGATAAACACGCAGAATCCACCTTACTGCGTGTCGCCGATGTCTCATTCGCCGAACCCTCTGGGCTTGTCGCCTCACTGGGGCTTGTCAACGATACCCTCCATGTTCTCGCCGATTCCGCTTCATCATTCTTACCCATATCCGCATCTTAATCACCTGCTGACCACGCAGCACGTGTTGCACAACAACGGGATGCCTCCTCATTCCCACGGACTGACGAACCACGCTTTGACCAACATCGGCCAGCTTCACACCAACGTGCCTACCGGCTTTCACAGTATTCCCGGACTGAACGGTAGTTCCTTGCCAGACAGCAAAGAAGGCAGTGGTAAGTTTCGTTTCGGTAACCAGTGTCTGCGATTTCTTCAGTTCACGCTcgatctttttcttttttattcttcgtTCCAGCTTACTCGTCGTTGAGCAGCGTTTCTAGTTCTCTATCTAGTCCAGCAATCAGTCCTCGTAATGTATCACCGGTCAATCCTATCGAGACTAGTCCTAATTTAGGTAAGAATCGTTAACTAACCGACGACGAATAGAAatgttattgttgttgttgttcttGCTGCTGTTGGTTACACACAGATTTATCGAGTATGCTGTCCGATCTGTCGGTCCCGGATCGACGCGCACCAGGTTGCGAAAAGAAATCCTTGGAAATGGCTGTGCAACAGAATTTCGCCCCGTTCGACTACGAGCAGAAGAAAATGTTGGCGGCGAAAGCGATTCAAAGGAAACCGAGCTTCAACGATTATCGCGTGCCCACGTCAGCTTGGTCCGGTTATGGGCTCAGCCAATCCATTCCTCCCGTAAGCACGACCGACTTGAACAAAGTAAGCGGACCTACGCGTATCTCTGCTAGCAGATGAACAGTTTTTCGTTGTTTGCAGGAGTTAACGGCCACTTCTCATCCGTCCGATTTGTGGAAAGAACCGACGACACCGGTCTACGGCAAGGAGGTCGAATTTGCTATCGGTTCCAGCAAAGATCGCGTTGGACAGATCGGTATAAGCTCCAACTACATGGAACACACGCCTACTTCGCATCTGAACAGAATCACTTCTCATCGGTACGACGACTTGACCAGCATGCTCACCAGTGTCGGACTGGAGAAATATATACGTGAGTGGAATTCCTAACACGccgctgcttcttcttcttcttcttcttcttctttatgcTTCTGCTTGTTACTTCAATCGACCAATCCATGTTGCTTGTTTTTCGTTTGCCAGGCCTGTTCACGTCTCACGAAGTGGACATGGCTACGTTTCCCTCGCTAACGGATAAAGATCTCTGCGAAATTGGGATAAACGCTTGGGGTGCGAGACGTAAAATAATGCTGTTGATCGCTGGTACGTAGTACGCGCTTCGGCTAATTAATAACCAGGCTGTTTGTCAAACGTTTACACTTATCATTCTCGCGTAACGCGTCGTTCCGTTTCACTTTTTTATAGAAATGAACAAACGAACCAGCCCGTTTTGCGGGAGCGCGGCTCCCGGTGCAGAGCGCAAGTCGTCCAACGCCACCATCGCCTCCAGCACGATGGAAAAGTGTAATCTGGACAGCAAGTGGTAAAACGAGGACAAAAAATGGTGATATTCTTAGAGAACCGTTGAAAAGCAACGGACTTGAACAGGATTCTCGTGCTGCCGCAGCAGATATTGGATTTCGAGACAGCGGAACATGAGAAAATCGAGATCGAATCGCGCGAGTTGCCTCGTCGATTCGACGCTAGAATCAAGGTATAATTAGTGTGTTAATTTACGATTCCAGGCACCAAAAGGATAACCCGACGATTCTTTTTTGTGAACGAGGACCGtttgtattcttttttttcttctttttttttcattttttttttttttcacagtCCTCGATTCACATGCTCGGAAGGTGCCTTAGATTAAGTAACTCGTTGTTAATTTTGTTTCGTTAACTTTTTCTTACGTTGCTAAATGGTCTTTCTATTTGTCGCGCGGTACTCGACGAATCGATGATTCCCTGCATCGCTTTGCGCGTAGTATCGTTCGACTCGGTTGTGTGTCCTGTGTGCTTGTGTAACGGTGAAGAGGTTCGTGAATCGCGAACGATAGGCGTACGgtatataaattaatgaacGGATAACGGTTCGATTGATAGAACGAAAGCTTAGCAGAAGCGACGCGACGCTTCGAAAACTCGACGTTCCGCGCGTTCAGCGGCCTTTCGCTTTAGCGAAgttataatatttatctcgACTAAGCTCGAAATTCGGTGGAACGcaaagtgaaaaagaaatggGGGAGAATCGAGATGAAACTGGTTCTTTGCAGCTCCGTTTTCGAGTTTTACAAAATAACaaagtatttattattcattcgcGAGGGACGCTGGACGCGCGTCGAGCTACGGATTATTATCGATTCCATTTCTGGGGTACATCGTGATTTTCTTAggttttcttttgttttctctgaatttctttttgtttcttttaaatcTAAGCACTCGATAGAATGGCGCGGAGAAGCATCGAGTGAGATATTTTTGTCGAATCAATAAGCTGCATGCGCGTGTTTTCTTGTTCCGTTTACGTAGTAGCAGTTTTACAGAGGTAAGGTAGTCGCtcgatataaattattaacgttttaaacttgttttttt
Protein-coding sequences here:
- the LOC114877621 gene encoding protein bicaudal C homolog 1-B isoform X3 — translated: MRPDEVIQNERRATETMSETSEGTVTTVSGKSGFESREELRTIASLLAISNPDELHQERFRVDRRKLEQMLLGDIDVPKPADTFFHNVMEETNTYVTWPSRLKIGAKSKKDPHIKVAGRPDDVRAAKEKIMEILDTRQSNRVTMKLDVSYTDHSHIIGKGGLTIKRVMEETGCHIHFPDSNRSNHQEKSNQVSIAGEMEGVERARARVRNLTPLIFSFELPIMGSSQTVPDSTSPYVVKIQEKYNVQVMFRTRPKLHATLVVVKGCEWEVSQVKEATVLLIHYMCQNLANQIQVQMTMEISPQHHSIVLGKQSSNLKMIMQRTGTQIMFPDAGDPNIPSLKKSNVTITGGIHNVYLARQQLVGSLPLVLMFDLPEDSMSCVDTENISQLMQSLDVFINVRHKPKQSTLSVIIKGIERNASNIYEARKQLLGLDEPRVHAEIPATYHIPNAGNVFQGNTSNGTGTNNNLMGNLSESLSNILTINTQNPPYCVSPMSHSPNPLGLSPHWGLSTIPSMFSPIPLHHSYPYPHLNHLLTTQHVLHNNGMPPHSHGLTNHALTNIGQLHTNVPTGFHSIPGLNGSSLPDSKEGSAYSSLSSVSSSLSSPAISPRNVSPVNPIETSPNLDLSSMLSDLSVPDRRAPGCEKKSLEMAVQQNFAPFDYEQKKMLAAKAIQRKPSFNDYRVPTSAWSGYGLSQSIPPELTATSHPSDLWKEPTTPVYGKEVEFAIGSSKDRVGQIGISSNYMEHTPTSHLNRITSHRYDDLTSMLTSVGLEKYIRLFTSHEVDMATFPSLTDKDLCEIGINAWGARRKIMLLIAEMNKRTSPFCGSAAPGAERKSSNATIASSTMEKCNLDSKW
- the LOC114877621 gene encoding protein bicaudal C homolog 1-B isoform X8, which produces MTVMEETNTYVTWPSRLKIGAKSKKDPHIKVAGRPDDVRAAKEKIMEILDTRQSNRVTMKLDVSYTDHSHIIGKGGLTIKRVMEETGCHIHFPDSNRSNHQEKSNQVSIAGEMEGVERARARVRNLTPLIFSFELPIMGSSQTVPDSTSPYVVKIQEKYNVQVMFRTRPKLHATLVVVKGCEWEVSQVKEATVLLIHYMCQNLANQIQVQMTMEISPQHHSIVLGKQSSNLKMIMQRTGTQIMFPDAGDPNIPSLKKSNVTITGGIHNVYLARQQLVGSLPLVLMFDLPEDSMSCVDTENISQLMQSLDVFINVRHKPKQSTLSVIIKGIERNASNIYEARKQLLGLDEPRVHAEIPATYHIPNAGNVFQGNTSNGTGTNNNLMGNLSESLSNILTINTQNPPYCVSPMSHSPNPLGLSPHWGLSTIPSMFSPIPLHHSYPYPHLNHLLTTQHVLHNNGMPPHSHGLTNHALTNIGQLHTNVPTGFHSIPGLNGSSLPDSKEGSAYSSLSSVSSSLSSPAISPRNVSPVNPIETSPNLDLSSMLSDLSVPDRRAPGCEKKSLEMAVQQNFAPFDYEQKKMLAAKAIQRKPSFNDYRVPTSAWSGYGLSQSIPPVSTTDLNKELTATSHPSDLWKEPTTPVYGKEVEFAIGSSKDRVGQIGISSNYMEHTPTSHLNRITSHRYDDLTSMLTSVGLEKYIRLFTSHEVDMATFPSLTDKDLCEIGINAWGARRKIMLLIAEMNKRTSPFCGSAAPGAERKSSNATIASSTMEKCNLDSKW
- the LOC114877621 gene encoding protein bicaudal C homolog 1-B isoform X7 is translated as MTVVMEETNTYVTWPSRLKIGAKSKKDPHIKVAGRPDDVRAAKEKIMEILDTRQSNRVTMKLDVSYTDHSHIIGKGGLTIKRVMEETGCHIHFPDSNRSNHQEKSNQVSIAGEMEGVERARARVRNLTPLIFSFELPIMGSSQTVPDSTSPYVVKIQEKYNVQVMFRTRPKLHATLVVVKGCEWEVSQVKEATVLLIHYMCQNLANQIQVQMTMEISPQHHSIVLGKQSSNLKMIMQRTGTQIMFPDAGDPNIPSLKKSNVTITGGIHNVYLARQQLVGSLPLVLMFDLPEDSMSCVDTENISQLMQSLDVFINVRHKPKQSTLSVIIKGIERNASNIYEARKQLLGLDEPRVHAEIPATYHIPNAGNVFQGNTSNGTGTNNNLMGNLSESLSNILTINTQNPPYCVSPMSHSPNPLGLSPHWGLSTIPSMFSPIPLHHSYPYPHLNHLLTTQHVLHNNGMPPHSHGLTNHALTNIGQLHTNVPTGFHSIPGLNGSSLPDSKEGSAYSSLSSVSSSLSSPAISPRNVSPVNPIETSPNLDLSSMLSDLSVPDRRAPGCEKKSLEMAVQQNFAPFDYEQKKMLAAKAIQRKPSFNDYRVPTSAWSGYGLSQSIPPVSTTDLNKELTATSHPSDLWKEPTTPVYGKEVEFAIGSSKDRVGQIGISSNYMEHTPTSHLNRITSHRYDDLTSMLTSVGLEKYIRLFTSHEVDMATFPSLTDKDLCEIGINAWGARRKIMLLIAEMNKRTSPFCGSAAPGAERKSSNATIASSTMEKCNLDSKW
- the LOC114877621 gene encoding protein bicaudal C homolog 1-B isoform X1, with translation MRPDEVIQNERRATETMSETSEGTVTTVSGKSGFESREELRTIASLLAISNPDELHQERFRVDRRKLEQMLLGDIDVPKPADTFFHNVMEETNTYVTWPSRLKIGAKSKKDPHIKVAGRPDDVRAAKEKIMEILDTRQSNRVTMKLDVSYTDHSHIIGKGGLTIKRVMEETGCHIHFPDSNRSNHQEKSNQVSIAGEMEGVERARARVRNLTPLIFSFELPIMGSSQTVPDSTSPYVVKIQEKYNVQVMFRTRPKLHATLVVVKGCEWEVSQVKEATVLLIHYMCQNLANQIQVQMTMEISPQHHSIVLGKQSSNLKMIMQRTGTQIMFPDAGDPNIPSLKKSNVTITGGIHNVYLARQQLVGSLPLVLMFDLPEDSMSCVDTENISQLMQSLDVFINVRHKPKQSTLSVIIKGIERNASNIYEARKQLLGLDEPRVHAEIPATYHIPNAGNVFQGNTSNGTGTNNNLMGNLSESLSNILTINTQNPPYCVSPMSHSPNPLGLSPHWGLSTIPSMFSPIPLHHSYPYPHLNHLLTTQHVLHNNGMPPHSHGLTNHALTNIGQLHTNVPTGFHSIPGLNGSSLPDSKEGSAYSSLSSVSSSLSSPAISPRNVSPVNPIETSPNLDLSSMLSDLSVPDRRAPGCEKKSLEMAVQQNFAPFDYEQKKMLAAKAIQRKPSFNDYRVPTSAWSGYGLSQSIPPVSTTDLNKELTATSHPSDLWKEPTTPVYGKEVEFAIGSSKDRVGQIGISSNYMEHTPTSHLNRITSHRYDDLTSMLTSVGLEKYIRLFTSHEVDMATFPSLTDKDLCEIGINAWGARRKIMLLIAEMNKRTSPFCGSAAPGAERKSSNATIASSTMEKCNLDSKW
- the LOC114877621 gene encoding protein bicaudal C homolog 1-B isoform X2; this translates as MRPDEVIQNERRATETMSETSEGTVTTVSGKSGFESREELRTIASLLAISNPDELHQERFRVDRRKLEQMLLGDIDVPKPADTFFHNVMEETNTYVTWPSRLKIGAKSKKDPHIKVAGRPDDVRAAKEKIMEILDTRSNRVTMKLDVSYTDHSHIIGKGGLTIKRVMEETGCHIHFPDSNRSNHQEKSNQVSIAGEMEGVERARARVRNLTPLIFSFELPIMGSSQTVPDSTSPYVVKIQEKYNVQVMFRTRPKLHATLVVVKGCEWEVSQVKEATVLLIHYMCQNLANQIQVQMTMEISPQHHSIVLGKQSSNLKMIMQRTGTQIMFPDAGDPNIPSLKKSNVTITGGIHNVYLARQQLVGSLPLVLMFDLPEDSMSCVDTENISQLMQSLDVFINVRHKPKQSTLSVIIKGIERNASNIYEARKQLLGLDEPRVHAEIPATYHIPNAGNVFQGNTSNGTGTNNNLMGNLSESLSNILTINTQNPPYCVSPMSHSPNPLGLSPHWGLSTIPSMFSPIPLHHSYPYPHLNHLLTTQHVLHNNGMPPHSHGLTNHALTNIGQLHTNVPTGFHSIPGLNGSSLPDSKEGSAYSSLSSVSSSLSSPAISPRNVSPVNPIETSPNLDLSSMLSDLSVPDRRAPGCEKKSLEMAVQQNFAPFDYEQKKMLAAKAIQRKPSFNDYRVPTSAWSGYGLSQSIPPVSTTDLNKELTATSHPSDLWKEPTTPVYGKEVEFAIGSSKDRVGQIGISSNYMEHTPTSHLNRITSHRYDDLTSMLTSVGLEKYIRLFTSHEVDMATFPSLTDKDLCEIGINAWGARRKIMLLIAEMNKRTSPFCGSAAPGAERKSSNATIASSTMEKCNLDSKW
- the LOC114877621 gene encoding protein bicaudal C homolog 1-B isoform X6 is translated as MRSSGVRERTIDRSIVNYVPATTRHRPRLWSVSYPGRKHARMNPHIKVAGRPDDVRAAKEKIMEILDTRSNRVTMKLDVSYTDHSHIIGKGGLTIKRVMEETGCHIHFPDSNRSNHQEKSNQVSIAGEMEGVERARARVRNLTPLIFSFELPIMGSSQTVPDSTSPYVVKIQEKYNVQVMFRTRPKLHATLVVVKGCEWEVSQVKEATVLLIHYMCQNLANQIQVQMTMEISPQHHSIVLGKQSSNLKMIMQRTGTQIMFPDAGDPNIPSLKKSNVTITGGIHNVYLARQQLVGSLPLVLMFDLPEDSMSCVDTENISQLMQSLDVFINVRHKPKQSTLSVIIKGIERNASNIYEARKQLLGLDEPRVHAEIPATYHIPNAGNVFQGNTSNGTGTNNNLMGNLSESLSNILTINTQNPPYCVSPMSHSPNPLGLSPHWGLSTIPSMFSPIPLHHSYPYPHLNHLLTTQHVLHNNGMPPHSHGLTNHALTNIGQLHTNVPTGFHSIPGLNGSSLPDSKEGSAYSSLSSVSSSLSSPAISPRNVSPVNPIETSPNLDLSSMLSDLSVPDRRAPGCEKKSLEMAVQQNFAPFDYEQKKMLAAKAIQRKPSFNDYRVPTSAWSGYGLSQSIPPVSTTDLNKELTATSHPSDLWKEPTTPVYGKEVEFAIGSSKDRVGQIGISSNYMEHTPTSHLNRITSHRYDDLTSMLTSVGLEKYIRLFTSHEVDMATFPSLTDKDLCEIGINAWGARRKIMLLIAEMNKRTSPFCGSAAPGAERKSSNATIASSTMEKCNLDSKW
- the LOC114877621 gene encoding protein bicaudal C homolog 1-B isoform X4, whose amino-acid sequence is MRPDEVIQNERRATETMSETSEGTVTTVSGKSGFESREELRTIASLLAISNPDELHQERFRVDRRKLEQMLLGDIDVPKPADTFFHNVMEETNTYVTWPSRLKIGAKSKKDPHIKVAGRPDDVRAAKEKIMEILDTRQSNRVTMKLDVSYTDHSHIIGKGGLTIKRVMEETGCHIHFPDSNRSNHQEKSNQVSIAGEMEGVERARARVRNLTPLIFSFELPIMGSSQTVPDSTSPYVVKIQEKYNVQVMFRTRPKLHATLVVVKGCEWEVSQVKEATVLLIHYMCQNLANQIQVQMTMEISPQHHSIVLGKQSSNLKMIMQRTGTQIMFPDAGDPNIPSLKKSNVTITGGIHNVYLARQQLVGSLPLVLMFDLPEDSMSCVDTENISQLMQSLDVFINVRHKPKQSTLSVIIKGIERNASNIYEARKQLLGLDEPRVHAEIPATYHIPNAGNVFQGNTSNGTGTNNNLMGNLSESLSNILTINTQNPPYCVSPMSHSPNPLGLSPHWGLSTIPSMFSPIPLHHSYPYPHLNHLLTTQHVLHNNGMPPHSHGLTNHALTNIGQLHTNVPTGFHSIPGLNGSSLPDSKEGSAYSSLSSVSSSLSSPAISPRNVSPVNPIETSPNLDLSSMLSDLSVPDRRAPGCEKKSLEMAVQQNFAPFDYEQKKMLAAKAIQRKPSFNDYRVPTSAWSGYGLSQSIPPVSTTDLNKELTATSHPSDLWKEPTTPVYGKEVEFAIGSSKDRVGQIGISSNYMEHTPTSHLNRITSHRYDDLTSMLTSVGLEKYIQMNKRTSPFCGSAAPGAERKSSNATIASSTMEKCNLDSKW
- the LOC114877621 gene encoding protein bicaudal C homolog 1-B isoform X5; amino-acid sequence: MRSSGVRERTIDRSIVNYVPATTRHRPRLWSVSYPGRKHARMNPHIKVAGRPDDVRAAKEKIMEILDTRQSNRVTMKLDVSYTDHSHIIGKGGLTIKRVMEETGCHIHFPDSNRSNHQEKSNQVSIAGEMEGVERARARVRNLTPLIFSFELPIMGSSQTVPDSTSPYVVKIQEKYNVQVMFRTRPKLHATLVVVKGCEWEVSQVKEATVLLIHYMCQNLANQIQVQMTMEISPQHHSIVLGKQSSNLKMIMQRTGTQIMFPDAGDPNIPSLKKSNVTITGGIHNVYLARQQLVGSLPLVLMFDLPEDSMSCVDTENISQLMQSLDVFINVRHKPKQSTLSVIIKGIERNASNIYEARKQLLGLDEPRVHAEIPATYHIPNAGNVFQGNTSNGTGTNNNLMGNLSESLSNILTINTQNPPYCVSPMSHSPNPLGLSPHWGLSTIPSMFSPIPLHHSYPYPHLNHLLTTQHVLHNNGMPPHSHGLTNHALTNIGQLHTNVPTGFHSIPGLNGSSLPDSKEGSAYSSLSSVSSSLSSPAISPRNVSPVNPIETSPNLDLSSMLSDLSVPDRRAPGCEKKSLEMAVQQNFAPFDYEQKKMLAAKAIQRKPSFNDYRVPTSAWSGYGLSQSIPPVSTTDLNKELTATSHPSDLWKEPTTPVYGKEVEFAIGSSKDRVGQIGISSNYMEHTPTSHLNRITSHRYDDLTSMLTSVGLEKYIRLFTSHEVDMATFPSLTDKDLCEIGINAWGARRKIMLLIAEMNKRTSPFCGSAAPGAERKSSNATIASSTMEKCNLDSKW